In Sphaeramia orbicularis chromosome 1, fSphaOr1.1, whole genome shotgun sequence, a genomic segment contains:
- the LOC115424323 gene encoding LOW QUALITY PROTEIN: bestrophin-2-like (The sequence of the model RefSeq protein was modified relative to this genomic sequence to represent the inferred CDS: inserted 1 base in 1 codon; deleted 1 base in 1 codon), producing MTVTYTARVANARFCGFSKLLLAWKGSIYKVLYKEFVAFFAMYTAISITYRFFLYDDQKRYFEKLAIYCNHYASLIPMSFVLGFYVTLVVNRWWSQYTSIPLPDRLMCILSGGLQGSDERGRLLRRTMMRYASLSALLILRSVSTAVFKRFPTMDHVVEAGFMTREERKKFEGLHSPYNKYWIPCVWFTNLAAVARCEGRIKDDHTLKLLLEELNAFRGKCSMLFHYDMISVPLVYTQVVTLAVYSFFLVCLIGRQFLDPSQGYPGHDLDLYVPIFTLLQFFFYAGWLKVAEQLINPFGEDDDDFETNWLIDRNFQVSMMAVDDMYGDLPVMERDRYWNDSNPRPPYTAATLFVLRKPSFQGSTFDMAIPKEEMHFQPLEEIAENLEEPGGRHPNMALFNRLLNAAPXPTGFMGGALRRTSAQLQRLRHSPSIDQCTRDDEDNDSCKIGKGGSLPSGLGQETQSTVCSFREDKSVRTPLLEIEFGAKQEHGKEVMGDDKKGEGDGMTERAVDEIQALVSLPPPPPQPTSTRPASTITIAPVTPSAFLFHPAAHSSLEHCSSQPIINQSRAVPSLSTKPPLGGHKMSFLTVPSYDEPQRFRSVSMGSELTGP from the exons ATGACCGTCACCTACACAGCCAGAGTGGCAAATGCTCGCTTCTGTGGCTTCTCCAAGCTGCTTTTGGCCTGGAAAGGCAGCATCTACAAAGTTTTATACAAAGAGTTTGTGGCTTTCTTTGCCATGTACACAGCCATCAGCATCACATACAG atttttcctgtatgaTGACCAGAAGAGATATTTTGAGAAGCTTGCAATTTATTGCAACCACTATGCCAGTCTCATCCCCATGTCCTTTGTACTGG GTTTCTATGTGACCCTGGTGGTGAACCGGTGGTGGAGCCAGTACACTAGCATCCCCCTCCCTGACAGGCTCATGTGCATTCTGTCGGGCGGCCTCCAGGGCAGCGATGAGCGGGGTCGCTTGCTGAGGCGAACCATGATGCGCTACGCCAGCCTGTCAGCCCTCCTCATCCTCCGCTCTGTCAGCACGGCCGTCTTTAAACGCTTCCCCACCATGGACCATGTGGTGGAGGCTG GATTCATGACaagagaagaaaggaagaaaTTCGAAGGCCTCCACTCTCCTTATAACAAATACTGGATCCCCTGTGTTTGGTTCACCAACCTGGCTGCCGTTGCCCGCTGTGAAGGCAGGATCAAAGACGATCACACACTCAAACTGCTGCTGGAG GAGCTGAATGCGTTCAGAGGGAAGTGCAGCATGCTGTTCCATTACGACATGATCAGCGTGCCTCTGGTCTACACTCAG GTGGTGACTTTGGCAGTGTACAGTTTCTTCCTGGTGTGTTTAATTGGTCGCCAGTTTCTGGACCCCAGTCAGGGCTACCCGGGTCACGACCTGGACCTGTATGTGCCCATCTTCACCCTGCTGCAGTTCTTCTTTTACGCTGGATGGCTCAAG GTTGCGGAGCAGCTTATCAACCCATTTGGAGAAGACGATGATGACTTTGAGACTAACTGGCTGATAGACAGAAATTTCCAG GTGTCCATGATGGCCGTGGACGACATGTATGGAGATCTGCCCGTGATGGAACGAGACCGCTACTGGAACGACTCCAACCCCAGACCACCCTACACTGCCGCCACCCTCTTTGTCCTCCGGAAACCCTCCTTCCAGGGGTCTACTTTCGACATGGC GATCCCTAAGGAGGAAATGCACTTCCAGCCTCTCGAGGAAATTGCTGAGAACCTTGAGGAGCCTGGTGGTCGTCACCCCAACATGGCCCTGTTCAACCGCCTCCTAAATGCAGCCC TCCCGACTGGCTTCATGGGAGGGGCTCTTCGCCGCACTTCAGCGCAACTCCAGAGACTGCGTCACTCACCGAGCATTGACCAATGCACCCGCGACGATGAAGACAATGACAGCTGT AAAATAGGGAAAGGAGGGTCTCTGCCGTCTGGACTGGGGCAGGAAACCCAAAGCACTGTGTGCAGTTTCAGGGAGGACAAGAGCGTCAGAACACCTCTACTGGAGATTGAGTTTGGAGCCAAGCAGGAGCATGGGAAGGAGGTGATGGGAGACGATAAGAAGGGTGAAGGAGATGGGATGACAGAGAGGGCAGTGGATGAAATCCAAGCTCTGGTGTCgctgccccctcctcctccccagcCCACGTCCACTCGGCCGGCCTCCACCATTACCATCGCTCCCGTCACCCCCTCGGCCTTCCTGTTTCACCCCGCTGCCCACTCCAGTCTGGAGCACTGCAGCTCCCAGCCCATTATCAACCAGAGCAGAGCGGTGCCTTCTCTCTCCACCAAACCTCCCTTAGGTGGTCACAAAATGTCCTTTCTCACTGTGCCGTCATACGACGAACCACAGCGTTTCCGTAGTGTGAGCATGGGATCAGAGCTGACTGGACCttaa
- the LOC115424358 gene encoding protein Hook homolog 2-like has protein sequence MMNNKEIRHFDAMAATAPVDSPGVEMEVRSRQEQEEDLILTAWHSMSTALQQHSLCTESRVPGPAQSFLAQQRQSTQVRRHSPCGCSSLGNHL, from the exons ATGATGAACAACAAGGAGATCAGACACTTTGATGCCATGGCAGCAACTGCTCCAGTG gacTCTCCAGGTGTGGAGATGGAGGTGAGGTCCagacaggaacaggaggaggatCTGATACTCACAGCTTGGCACAGcatg TCCACAGCCCTGCAGCAGCACAGTCTCTGTACAGAATCCAGAGTTCCAGGTCCAGCTCAGTCTTTCCTGGCCCAGCAGAGGCAGTCCACCCAGGTGAGGAGGCACTCTCCCTGCGGCTGCTCCAGCCTAGGTAACCATCTGTGA